The following nucleotide sequence is from Malania oleifera isolate guangnan ecotype guangnan chromosome 4, ASM2987363v1, whole genome shotgun sequence.
ccacgcctcaaacccgtgacctccaggtcacatggcgacaaccttaccgttgtgcctaataataataataataaatgtaaTACTAGCTTGTCATAATACTATATTTATAGGAGCATTAATGTCTAACCAGCCAACAAAGTGAGGAGCAATTTAGTCTCCAAAATTGGACCCAAGAAACTTACTCATGGGAGAGCATAGAAATGGGGTTTCCATGTTGGTTTCATTATGATCTTATAGAATGGCAATTTCTTGAATACGTTCGTATCACCAGAAAGCCAAAAGGGTCAATAGGTCAGGTTTTACAACAATTACTTGAAATGCGTTTGGATTACATCCTCTTTCACTTGGGTATAGCTTCGACTATTCCTGGAGCTCGACAATTTAGCTCACAGGGAATGTGAGACTACTACAACATCAAATTTCTGCCCCAAAACAAACATGGGAATGAGATGTCACAAACATCACATTCCTAATAGATGCCGCGAGCCAAATGTGATGGGGATCAGCACGCCCTACCTTCCTTATTTTCAGATCTTCTGACACGTGGACAACCCCctgatgtccacatttcctttgccgacatgatgacacgtggacgacctcccgatgttcACATCGATTCATAATTGTTTGTAATttttgaatggattatttgaagacttgtTTTGAAGACATTTCAGTGTGCCAGTAGAGCCAAAGCAAGTccgagttcaagacccatgtgggccccacacaaaaTTGGGTCTtcctttgacttttgttttatatttaatttgcaaTCTTGTAAGACAACTTGCTTGATTGCATGTgcatgtcttagtaagttgtgtgtgttGTAAGTTGAGTTAGTATTTATTATGTCTAGAAAGTTGGAacatttattttgttagtaacttgtaagagtaattaatgtgtctagtaagttggtgtctttattatttgtctcccatgcttgtgtgggaattgtttgttgtttaatgtctttgtctcCCCCATGCTAGCAAAGCTTGttaatgctttgtccccccatgctagcttatatatatcccttcattgtaagaactatgtagagagagaaaaagtatTGCTATTGAATTAAAAATGTTTTCCCTTTGTGAAGCTTGTTAAGCTTCGTctaatccttgtgattgtgtagtgagaggctacgTCGTTCTCCTCAAAGattaggtggtgagagaccactattctatccagcgACTCCATCCCTATTCCATTTTCACGACTTCCCTCCATCACCCACACGACCATCACCGAGTTACACCCCAAGGCCACCAATCCATCATTTCATTTGCTGCATACATATCCATATTTCAAAGTGTGCACGAAGAACTTCAGACAAGTTCTAACTATCCTCCAACGCATCCACACCGCCACACCAAAATACCCCCCCACATGGCCACTTCCCTTCCATTACATTGCTGCGTTCGTcttggtgtttcaaagcttgctCGGAGGAATTTTCTAGCGTGGTCTAAGACTagtgttgaacaacgtcaagtcatccaaacaaatctcttggtaatttcagtacttgtgtttgaatccttgctaTATATTGTAAACCCTTGCTTATATTGAAGCTTTTGCTTGAAAGCCTGAAATTCCATACTTGAATACCACATTTAAATCCATTGacttcaatattgatacttgctattttaaaatcaattgtgggaatactgcttgctaacaatagaacttaaattcttgaaattttgaataacatttttgttgcatataacttgattcctttgtgaaaggacTCCTGGGACTTATTTTTGAACAACATCATACAccatttaaaaattcaacaacatgtgaaatgaggcttgatttattgtgtttatgttcagTTAATTGAGTTCTTAAATCAAGGTGTCTTGAGTGTATGTTCTTGTGCAAGGGTTGAaaccgtaggacataggtcaccctttcccgtcctacatcaaaaTGTCCCCTAAAAGGTAAGATGGCTAACATGTCCAGCTTTAGCTAATCAAGATTCAAAATACCACTTACTTGGCACTCCCTTTGTTAGAATCATCAACCACCCTTAGCGGACGCTTTCTCTGTGGACGGCTCTCGATCTGAACTtgcattcaaaaataaaaataactaaaattttctctttttttttttcaaaataatgagcCAAACCCTTACAAGCTACCTTTGTCAAATTTATTCCCCTTAACGCAAACACAGCCAAGGCTTTAAATAGAACTCCAGGGCCCTCTTCTAGAGTGAAGACAATGCTTGTCTAGCAAGAAAAAAAACAGAATCTTGATGATatgcctaaaaaaaaaattaataaaaaaaaataaaaatactcaatAAAAAGAACAATACCTTAAATGGCCTTTCAATTCCTGGAATTATGGGTTCCCTTGCAAGTATGAGAAAACGCGTGATATTGTCAGACTCATCCTGGTTAGTCCACCATGGAATCAGCCAAATTAAGCAGCATTGGTCATGAATTACATAAACTAACatctttcaaaaattaaaatgaccaGAGACAATTCTGGCATTAAATAAAAAGGttgaaaaacttcaaaacaatTTATTTGAGTGAGTGGGTAACACTAAATCAAATCCTCCTTGTAGCTAGCCTTTTGTGATGCACCTATAAATAAATGTAGGAGCACATAAGCATGTGCAGGTTCTGGTAAAACTagtatatacttgcatataacacATTCCAGGGCATAATTTCATTATCATGGAAATAATATCGCTGAGTCAGTATGTCTATTGAGTGAGCATTTGTACTCCCCTGCACTGTTTGCAAGGGACTAATAGCCATCGTTCCTAACCCTGCCACAAGCAAGAGCTTTCTGGACTAGGCTGACCTTTAtagttctaaatatgcatatggCTATTCTAGAGAAGTCAAACTCCAGACCCTGCGTAATGCAACTAACTATAAACTTTATCAACCTTCTAACACTAAAGCCTATAaggaaatgtgtgtgtgtgtgtgagagagagagagagatccttcTCGTTTAACAAAGACTATCACCCTCAAGTGAGTGACCCAACATAGTTGGGCTTAAGCCTTAGTTAGTTGCATTGGGTTGTTGAAGTACAAGAGTAATTCCTTGGATGACCAGAACAAGTGATAGCCCAAAACTTGTCCAGACTGAATGCATAAATTGTCCAGGCAGGGGGAAATTAAGACAGGTGCAAGAAGCTCAGGATAATACTCATGAAATAAGTTccatttaaaaaaagaaaaaaaaataaaaagaaaagtctATCAAAAATAACTTTATGAGCTACCCACCTCCAATATTTGAAATGCAATTGTAAATTTTAACAAGATGGAATTTATGGTGTGAGAAAGGGGGTAGCAAATAGACGGTCCACTTGGACAGCCATATTCTCAACTGAGCAGCCAGGGCTGATGAACCACTAGGACACATTCAAGTTGATAGAAATTGTGTACTTCTGTGACACTGGAACCCAAGCCCTTTTCCAAGAAATATTACCTGCATCATTGAGTAAAAATATTGAAGGGCAAACCTTACCTGAATTTTTTCGGCAAGAATATCAAGCCCATATATCTCAGCTGCTCGAGCACTAGCAACTGCTCCAGTGTCTCCCAACTTACTCGAGGCAATAATCTATCCAAAAAATCCTCATATTTAGAGTAGACTCCAGCATAATTTccaataagaaaaagaaattttcccAATGAAAGACTACTTCCAGGTCACCTGAGCAGCACCAGCAGTGTCATCAGAATTAATTCTGACAACACCCAACTTGGTCAGTGTCATCTCACATTGATCAAGCGCCTAAAAGTAAGaataaatcaatttaaaagaCAGCAGCAAAACTTTTGAGGATCTGAAAGCTCCAATGCCAAAGAATAATGCTATTTATGGGAAATTCGCAGCAATTTTATTAATTTTGCATCATTACAATTGAATAATAGGCAACTCAAGCAATGAATAGTATATTACTTAATTTTTATCAGTTGTAACCTGTAACCTTATACCACTAACCAAATTGCAATGTATCATAACTGTATGAAAATTTAATTTGCCTACACTTTAAATACTTGTTGATAGCCAGCATGCATTGAGCATGGAACACGTTTAATTAGGCCCACGGAGCACTATATATAACAAACTTGAGGGAAATCCCTAGTTTTAGAATCAGCAACAAAAATAGGAAAATATCAATGAAAATGACAAACCTGAGGGTGACTCAGAACCTGCTTTAGGTCCTCCTTTCTGACCCCAGGCAACCCCAAAAGGCAGTGGTTCACAACCAATTGCACCTCCCCCACAATATGCAGCCTATGGCGAAGGAGTAAGTCATAATTACGGTGAATGCTTCCCCCTACAGAATTCTCAATGGGGAGGACTGCTTTGTCAACTAACCACAATTCAACTGCCTGTGGAACGGGAACCAGCAATAAAGGATACAACAATAACTAAAGCAATTCAAttgcaaaaattaataataatatatctaTCAAACCTTAAATGCGGTTTCAAACTCCTCACATGGGACAGCCTCACTAGTCGGATATGCTTTGAGTGCAGCAGCCTCACTGTATGCACCTGGTACTCCCTGTAGGAATAGaatgaatatttcaaaataaGAACTTTTCAATTTggtttaataaaattattatactaatatttttcaaatttaatttcacTACAAAGCAGTAGcataattaaattttcaattatgcATATGTAACACTGATGAACTTTCATTTATAATAACTGTTTTTTTAGCCTGTAGCAGTTGAGGGTTTCATTCTAGTGTTAGCTTTTATTTCCTTCCATTGTTTAGGTATACGCATATCCAGTGAATCACGTTCCAAGATATTTTTTAGGTTAGATTTGGTACACAGAATACTTATTCCACAGAACAGGGATGGAATAATACAacgagaatgaaatgaaaattgcATAGGGATGTAATAATTTATAAAGAAGCCACCCATACAACTGTTTGTGCTATTCCTTCCAACATAGAGCGGGAAAGGAAACATTCGTATGGTAAAATTTGGGATTAGTCATTCCTCACCTATTCCTTATTACGGATCTATAAAAATTTTGCATTCTAATTTACTTTATGATAATAATTATCAAACTCTTATACTACAACCACTCCGCTCCTTAGACTAGACATTGTGTGAACCACATGTAACCTAAAAAATATACATGGAGAGATAAGCTAGTGTAAACAGCCTCCACATTTTTTCCAGTCACCAAAAATTAGTTGTTAGTTTTTATGTGATCTTTGGGGTGATCTAAGGGCTGTTCCTGACACCTGTATTGTGACTTCACATCTAtgggggaagagatattaaatcctgtagagtaggctgccaTAATACTATTTTGCACCAGCAAGGTATCATGTATCAACTCTTAAGAACAGTGACTATAGGCCTTTGTTGGTAAGTGtttctcaattatttatatttattttattcgTTATAATTTTGGTAGCATCCTAATTCCCTTATCCTCATTCTCAAGATTTCCTTCATTGAGCATAGAACCAatttatggatatattttgcagTGTATAATCAAGAATTATACCTGATAAGCAACCTTGACCTTTGAACCATCACTAGGAGAATGCACAATATCACTCGCAGACAATGGTTCTGCAATTCAGGCAAATATTCAAGTTATTGTCTCATAAGTCATAACcaaaaattaaaagggaaaaacTTGAAATCAAGCAAACTATAAATGTTTGAACAAGATCATGTCCTAAGCATCAAATTGATAAAATGCAGTATGTGGAAACATGCATCTTAAAAAAAACTAGCAATACAATAAAGCATGATTTAACAAAAATGTAGACCAATAACTGTTACTCAAGCGGAATTTGTACACTTGATTTTATATTCCAAAGTGGAATTCAACAAATATAATTGAAATCTTAACAACCATCCAAAAAACTTCTAAGTAAACAATAAAAGGAATGTAAACCACAACGTTCTCCTTGATTATTCTATACCACAAAAACCATGCTCAACTTCCATTTAGAGAGGAAAATCACGCTTCCACCTTAAAATgctaaaacatatttttattcaaatacatGCTGAAAATGACAAGTACCCCAGCTTCTAAAACCTAGGATTTCTTGAATCCATACACAAGGTTATCCGTTTAATCGATGGAAACAATCAAGTTCCAAACCAAAGTAGCAATTCAGAAAACAGGCCCTTTTTCGCATGATTCATTCCATCAAACTCAAACCACTGAACAACCCAAAAATATAAACAAGCCCTTGAAAAAACACCCCATTAATCATCAAATCTCACATGACAAAATATGAAACACAAACAAAGAATGAAACACACACGTTTGGTTCTCTGTTAACAAACGCTATTTAACCATAAAACTTCAAGTCAACAAACAAGATCAGATATAATGTCCACAAACTCATCAAGACTTGAGGTCCAATTTTAGGCAAAATAAATAGCTCAATTATGAAAAAAATCATATATCTGGTTTCCCCAAAAGGTTATTTGCAAACACAAATCCAATAAAGTggtaaaaaacaaaacaaaaaaaaaatgcaaatacaaACGAAGTAAAATATAATTTTCCAAGAATAGGAATCGAGTTACTGACTAGGAAGAAGGTTTGAGTCCTTGTGGAACTCTCCGGAGCCGGTATCCTGAGTAGGATCAACCCCACCAGCAGAGGCCAATCCGGGCGATACCGGCTTCTCATCTTCAACAGGAGTCGTAGCTCGCTGAGCCAACACAGCCCAACATTCCCGTTTGCGAAACCTCTCGCCATCAAACCTCAGATTCAATTTCAAAGCAGACCCAAAACTCGAAGAACCCAAATCTACAAGACCCGCGaggggatgatgatgaagatgaagatgacgattatgatgatgatgctgatgatgATGAGGGAAAGAAGGCGCGCAAACCCAGATGGGCGTAGCCTTCAAAGCCATAATTTCAttaatttgaaccaattaaacaACTCCAGAGTGGGCAGAGACCTCGTGCCGAGGTGTTTCGACAGGTTTTCGAGATGCCCAGAACCACATTGTCAATAAGGAGGACGAGGGAGGTCTGGGAATGGAGCCCACAATGGCTGTGAAGTGAAAATTTGgtgggaagagagagagagtcgctATGACAAAAAAAATgcttagagagatagagagagacagAGATAGAGAAAAGGGGGGGGAGGAGAGGTAGGTGAGCAGAGTGTTGGGAAACACGTTTCCTGAGATGTGAAAGAGAAGATAGCAGGAGGGGGGGTTTTGGTAAGACGGTGCGGGAGACAGCAGGGGATGACTGGAGAAGACAAAGGCTGAAGATTTGCGTGGTGTGTTTGGGTTGAGAATTGAGATGGGCTGGCTGGGTTTAAGGGAAAGGTCTAACAGCTACTGCTACTGCTACTGCTACTGCAGCTCGAAGGCTTATCTCCATCCCGGCCATGAGTGAGGCAGCAGTAGGGCCTCCCTGTTCAGACCCAAAAATAACCATTACGGAAAAATTTGGGAATTGGGACATTCGATATTCTTCCTTTTATACTTTTTTTTGTCACTTaatactttaaaaaataaatgtaaagtctgaaaagtaatttttgaaataCTGAGTGCATCTTTCTTTATGTATCATGTAATTTTATTACTCTAACTGGATCCTTGCCTGGTTTTTAAACCTAACTTGAAGGTTATTAATTTTTGTTATTAATATGCATTAAAAAGGTGAATCTGTGTGTGCGCGCCCACAATTAATTGATCAATTAATACCTTAATTTGTGGTTGATATTTGAACAaaattcaagattttttttttcttttctgttgGTGGTAAACACGTATTCGTCTCTGATAATTTTGTTATGATAGCGCGTGATTCAAATTATgcaattcatttattttttaaaaaaaaaatgtaagtaTGAAgtttagaatcaaatttttttttttcattgagaTTTTTGACAATTTAAATTTAGTATTGTATACCTATTTAACATTGATCAACAAAAATGCTCAGACATAATAAATTGTGTATGTTATAATCAATATTTTTGGAAAGTTGACACTATTTGTATCTCAACATTGTGGATCATAACAAAATTTGGTGACCAAGACTATCTATACTAAAGTTGAAGATTGGTGGAAATGTATTTTTTTACCTAATTTTACTTTTTTTAGTCTTGTCCTTTTtcctctttcctctctctcttcaaACCTCACCGGTTCTTAGCATGAGGACCCTCTTCATGTCGGTTGGACCCCTTAGTTTTAAAGTAGTCTCTTTCCCTGTTGATTGGATCCTCCGTTCCCAATGTGGTGTCCCGTATTACAGTGGCccctctattttttatttttattttccgcTCTCATCGTTCTTCTCTCTCTATGCTGACTGGACCCCTTAGTTTCCAGTTTTCTCTCTCGTCAATACATAAATAATCTAACAAAATATTCTTGatcttaaaaaatttaaaacatcttaGTATATCtcccattatttttatttctattctCATTATTTACATAAATTTTGTAACTTTTCATTTCCATAAAACACAATCACAAGTCAAGACAAAGAACTTTTAACAATATCTTATgactttatttttgaattaacTTTAACTTTTAAAACAATCATATTTGCTTTTGTATTAACTTGTTTCACCTCCACACTTATTTATCCACATTTACACAGCATCAAcattataaattaaatttaaatcatAAAGTATGTGAAAGTACCTACATCATGTTATATTtgcaaaaaaatattaattagggattgatattattattaaaatgaataaaaatagttaaattataatataattaattgatattaaaattatgagtattatttaataaataCAAAATTCAAACAGATCAAATTATTGTGAGCGCTTATTGTTAAATAAATAGTCTACCTGTTATAAGTAATATTGAGATATTatattcatttaaaaaaattcaatgaAATGTGTAAATTATTTTACATTTAAAATTGTCATtgaatattaatataatttatatttatattttaatctaaattaatttcatatttaagTTACCTGGCCGCGAAGTGCAGGCCTTTTTACTAGTTTACTTTTAACTCTAACTTTTGTGCAAATGGATGAAAAAACTGGTTAGTTATTTAAAAGGTGTAGATGGATTGTTTGCATTAAGATTCAGTTCGATTCCCTTGTCACCATTTAAGAGGACCTTTTAAAAAGAAACTAATGAAAATAAGCTCATTAATAtcgttttaaaaatgtttggttTCAATTGGAATGGAGTtgttaaaaaaagaaaagttaGCTTCAAGTATTTTGTGAAAGCATTGTAAGGTGCCTAAAcgtatttaaaatgactaaaatggGTATGTATTTTTAAGAAATATAAGTAATTCTTTGATAGTTTGGTagtacttgaaaaaaaaatttaaggacAATAATTCAATATACccaattttgcattttttttttttttttaaagattagcgactcaatttttttttaactgaaaaaaaaaatgaaagaggaATAATTGCAAAAAGTtaagaataaaatttattttgcTTGCTTCTCCTTTCTTAACTTGATTAAACTCAAGacctcttcttttttcttttttgagagATTCTATTTTTTTGGTGTATATTACTTACCGTGTCAACTTTTTGAtgtattttcttgattctttttGAAATAAAATCTTAGTTTTGTAACATCTTTAAGTATCTCTTATGAGTTAGTCAATAAATGATTGTCgcgtaaaaataaataaatatataaaagtcAATTGTCATCCTCTATATGGTATTcaattattaaattttatcaagaattttagaaatatcttttaaaaaaatcaagGAGAATAATTCAATATACCCAATTTTTGCATTtaaaaaggagaaattgagagagaaaaaaaaaaagagtcaacTCACCCTAAAAATATCAtataaggaatttttaaaaaaaaaagattagcagctcaattttatttaaaattgaaaataaaaatgaaagaaaaataattgaaaaaaagtTAAGGCTAAAATTTATTTTGCTTGCTTCTCCTTTCTTAACTTGAAGGAACTCGAGACctcttcttttttcatttttgagagtttttttttttttttgtatattacTTTACGTTTCGACTTTTTAATGTATTTTCTCGATTGTTTTTGAATTAAAACCTTTGTTTCGTACCATCTTTAAGTATCTTTTATGACTTAGTTGATAAATGATTgttgagaaaaaataaataaataaataaaagtcagTTACCATCCTATATATGGTTTTCAATTATTAAATGTTATCAAGAATTTTAGAAATATCTTTTAAAATTCATTTCAGTgttgattttaaaatattgagtatTGATATTAGGAAAAatttgtagagacctggaaaatttaCTTTTGAAGAATAATAAAGGAATgaagaaagggaaaattttaaaaaatgaaacaataggcttcgtcgacgaatcccttgttttcgtcgacgattcgtcgacgaaggtcttttAGTTGTTCATTGACGAAGTTCAAGCATCATCGACGAAGAGACCCCGAACGACAGGAATTTCAAAattagggttcgtcaacgaagtcctttcatcaacgaactttcttCAATAACTCGTCAATGAAGACGTCATTTCATCAACGAGGTTAGCCGAGTCAACGACTTATAAAAaggatttttcatttcttcattgttAAGAATCTTaaatctctctttttctctctctaaaaacgcctctctctctctctctctctcttcgattttctcGTTGTTCGTTGCCtaattcgatgatctgaagccggTACGAGGATCcaggggaaattctctacaagtctagtataGTGGATTTTAGAATGGGGTCTTTCTAGGCTttatcccaaagttgaggtaagggtagaaatgagctATTTGTTttgtatatgattatttaaaagGGGTGTAAGGGCTTGGGAATGTTTAATAGTTGTTGATCTGGGGttttgagttgataaactagggttattgaatcggGCTTCGGGTGAGCGCTACAGtcatcgttttggggtccctactggcgtaattcaggaaactaggtaaggggaatagattaagccagttgaTTTGAATTTTCACcggttaaaatgaaaattatttgcgTATTTATATGATTATTCTACGAGTATTGAAAGCCAACCATTTGAACTGtaattttgagcctagggctatagttattatttgtgaaaattgaatgattaaagtaatgggtttttctaaaattatggagataatttgatgtgtattttcagtaaaactgATGATGAACGTAGGTTGGTTTTTGTTATTTCTGATGATacaattatgaatattatttatattatgtggcatgagtaaaacgAAATTACTGTGTTAAAGTataatatatttatgagatgttggaatactaaaatgtgatgaAAATATATATTGCATGTGAATTGTTTAATCAGATGAGGATGTGAATGCTAAATTGCAATcttatgatttgagaactccagTAGACCATAGTGAGACACAATATTGTTGTGCGTGGTTTCTGCAGAacttagtgcacccacacgttttagagagagtgtggagacgggatgatTGTTTGGGCTGAGAATGGTAGAGTCCCTCCTGGAGTCTAGACTAGTATGAGAACAGTCAATCTGACTTATAGACTAAAGAggttgttattgatttaactctaatgggccgaccagggttaagtctagcctacgggctacacaatccatcatggggggaagcatgacaatgATTATTCAtatggtagtgagttctaaatgtatAATTGTTAACCAGTGAATAAAATGAGAACAGAATATATGAATGCGAACGAGAATACAGtgaaagtgaaatgtgaatgttaaatatgGAAGTGAGATTTATGTGATGTGTGATTATTGTGAAAGGTCTcgggggacggcgatacgtaacatCCCGATGACGATTAATGTGTAAGCCTGGATTGAGGGACGGCGATATGTAATGCCTCAATCTCAGCGAATGTGAACTGTAGTATTGTAAGTATTATATatagtaatattatatatatttggggtAAAGTATACTCTTTGCCTGagagtttgctgagaaaggcgagtgtcctgaTTAGTGTTAGATATAGCCATACTAGGCTAcgtaacgtattagggtagagggaagttacttgtataggcagataatcttccatattctcaggaacttctgtctgtaaacatttgtgtgaatatATGTGAATACAAGATAAATTATCCACTTGAGAGCTTACCTAGTAAGGTAAATGttttgatatgcttcagttgtaatCATAGATTGCATAAGGTATCAAAGTAGAGAGGTACTACTTGTGTGGGCAGGTAatcaatccttgggaactctcattaGTATAATAtactgcatgtgtgtgagtaggaataaagaatgattttatagttgtggattaatttgtaaataatgattatattttgtactcttaacctcatgatagccacatactggtattaatctatttcgtcttactgagatatgtctcacccgatatgaatttcatctttttcaggaccttcgcgtGATTGAGTTAGGTGAGCTCAGGGCTTGGCATAtgattttttagagagagagagggtataaactttggctATATATTTTGgagttgtattatatttatattttctgaGTTGTATATTTGTGAATATTGGATGTTGGAAAATACTTTTTAGGTTATGTTTATAGAACTCCGGCACCCGGGCCTCACTTGACGGGTTCGGGGCGTCataaaatttattgaaatttaaaatctacaaacttataaaaacatgtttttttttaaataataataaaataataatctaGAACCTAATATAGCTTCTAAAAttcatttcaattttgattttattaaAGATTGATCATTGATGTAGAAA
It contains:
- the LOC131152780 gene encoding arogenate dehydratase/prephenate dehydratase 1, chloroplastic: MALKATPIWVCAPSFPHHHQHHHHNRHLHLHHHPLAGLVDLGSSSFGSALKLNLRFDGERFRKRECWAVLAQRATTPVEDEKPVSPGLASAGGVDPTQDTGSGEFHKDSNLLPKPLSASDIVHSPSDGSKVKVAYQGVPGAYSEAAALKAYPTSEAVPCEEFETAFKAVELWLVDKAVLPIENSVGGSIHRNYDLLLRHRLHIVGEVQLVVNHCLLGLPGVRKEDLKQVLSHPQALDQCEMTLTKLGVVRINSDDTAGAAQIIASSKLGDTGAVASARAAEIYGLDILAEKIQDESDNITRFLILAREPIIPGIERPFKTSIVFTLEEGPGVLFKALAVFALRGINLTKIESRPQRKRPLRVVDDSNKGSAKYFDYLFYIDFEASMAEPRAQYALGQLQEFARFLRVLGSYPMDTIP